The proteins below are encoded in one region of Gambusia affinis linkage group LG07, SWU_Gaff_1.0, whole genome shotgun sequence:
- the stx16 gene encoding syntaxin-16 isoform X3, whose product MATRRLTDAFLLMRNNAIQNRQILAEQELDELADDRMALVSGISLDPEAAIGVTKKLPPKWIEGVDEIQYDITRIQQKMRDLALLHDKHMNRPTLDDSSEEEHAIEITTQEITQMFHRCQRSVMGLQSRRGHCPEQEERLLVNVVSSLAQSLQDLSTNFRHTQSSYLKRMKNREERSKHFFDSGPLMEEDEELALYDKGFTDDQLMLVEQNTVLVEEREREIRQIVQSISDLNELFRDLAGMVVEQGTVLDRIDFNVEQACVKTEDGVKQLQKAEQYQKKNRKMLIILILFVIVLVLIIILFGTKFK is encoded by the exons GAGCTTGATGAG ttggCTGATGACCGGATGGCTCTGGTCTCTGGGATCAGTCTGGACCCAGAAGCTGCTATCGGCGTCACAAAGAAGCTGCCTCCCAAATGGATAGAAGGGGTCGACGAG ATCCAGTACGACATCACACGGATTCAGCAGAAGATGAGGGACCTGGCTTTGCTTCACGACAAGCACATGAACCGTCCAACGCTGGATGACAGCAGCGAGGAAGAGCACGCCATAGAGATCACCACCCAGGAGATCACGCAG ATGTTCCACCGATGCCAGCGATCCGTGATGGGCCTGCAGTCTCGCCGGGGCCACTGCCCCGAGCAGGAGGAGAGGCTCTTGGTGAACGTGGTGTCGTCCCTGGCACAGAGCCTGCAGGACCTGTCCACCAACTTCAGGCACACGCAGTCCAGCTATTTAAAAC GTATGAAGAATCGGGAGGAGAGATCGAAGCACTTTTTTGATTCAGGACCTTTAATGGAAGAGGATGAAGAGTTGGCTCTGTATGACAAG GGGTTCACAGATGATCAGCTGATGCTGGTGGAGCAGAACACGGTTCTGGTGGAGGAACGGGAGAGGGAGATCCGACAAATAGTGCAGTCCATCTCGGATCTGAATGAGCTTTTCCGGGATTTGGCGGGAATGGTGGTGGAGCAG gGAACTGTTCTGGACAGAATTGACTTCAATGTGGAGCAGGCTtgtgtaaaaacagaagatggaGTAAAACAGTTACAGAAG GCGGAGCAGtatcagaagaaaaacaggaagatgcTCATCATTTTGATCCTTTTTGTCATAGTCCTTGttctaattattattctttttggAACAAAGTTTAAGTGA
- the stx16 gene encoding syntaxin-16 isoform X4, with the protein MATRRLTDAFLLMRNNAIQNRQILAEQLADDRMALVSGISLDPEAAIGVTKKLPPKWIEGVDEIQYDITRIQQKMRDLALLHDKHMNRPTLDDSSEEEHAIEITTQEITQMFHRCQRSVMGLQSRRGHCPEQEERLLVNVVSSLAQSLQDLSTNFRHTQSSYLKRMKNREERSKHFFDSGPLMEEDEELALYDKGFTDDQLMLVEQNTVLVEEREREIRQIVQSISDLNELFRDLAGMVVEQGTVLDRIDFNVEQACVKTEDGVKQLQKAEQYQKKNRKMLIILILFVIVLVLIIILFGTKFK; encoded by the exons ttggCTGATGACCGGATGGCTCTGGTCTCTGGGATCAGTCTGGACCCAGAAGCTGCTATCGGCGTCACAAAGAAGCTGCCTCCCAAATGGATAGAAGGGGTCGACGAG ATCCAGTACGACATCACACGGATTCAGCAGAAGATGAGGGACCTGGCTTTGCTTCACGACAAGCACATGAACCGTCCAACGCTGGATGACAGCAGCGAGGAAGAGCACGCCATAGAGATCACCACCCAGGAGATCACGCAG ATGTTCCACCGATGCCAGCGATCCGTGATGGGCCTGCAGTCTCGCCGGGGCCACTGCCCCGAGCAGGAGGAGAGGCTCTTGGTGAACGTGGTGTCGTCCCTGGCACAGAGCCTGCAGGACCTGTCCACCAACTTCAGGCACACGCAGTCCAGCTATTTAAAAC GTATGAAGAATCGGGAGGAGAGATCGAAGCACTTTTTTGATTCAGGACCTTTAATGGAAGAGGATGAAGAGTTGGCTCTGTATGACAAG GGGTTCACAGATGATCAGCTGATGCTGGTGGAGCAGAACACGGTTCTGGTGGAGGAACGGGAGAGGGAGATCCGACAAATAGTGCAGTCCATCTCGGATCTGAATGAGCTTTTCCGGGATTTGGCGGGAATGGTGGTGGAGCAG gGAACTGTTCTGGACAGAATTGACTTCAATGTGGAGCAGGCTtgtgtaaaaacagaagatggaGTAAAACAGTTACAGAAG GCGGAGCAGtatcagaagaaaaacaggaagatgcTCATCATTTTGATCCTTTTTGTCATAGTCCTTGttctaattattattctttttggAACAAAGTTTAAGTGA
- the LOC122834648 gene encoding uncharacterized protein LOC122834648 — MKRINQMCSEDQLDTFENQQVHAAFKELQNEVSQIAISPETRSVGSTDTEGSQSKSFPLKRIKSSMGNSAGQHRSPVNCDAADTYENQDVRSILKKLQSQVSDTSISPETQSLESAASDSDRLKSFPRQTIQSLAKNVTGQHPNPVSGSVPGTFENHAVRTAFKELQNQASTISIPPQTQNLESAILDDGQLISSPNKVIKSLAENVAGQHPNPGPCSVPGTFENQEVRAAFKELQNHVTNISISPYTQSLDSADFEKSQLKSFPGKAIKSFIKNVSGQHFTSVPCTASVQVPSPENYTASVQVPSPETGPCVQFHSPEPGTAFEHVPSAEKSSLFKFFKRPATGTIPSKLSSIGRKHHHCHTPNILDQGTSKPEVAAQAGQPGVDPTAHIKDRAGQDKQEKGIQCFEHGIAQGEDDWTDCFWKNTPVILNDCC, encoded by the exons ATGAAGCGGATAAATCAAATGTGTTCTGAGGATCAGCTAGACACTTTTGAAAACCAACAGGTGCATGCTGCTTTCAAAGaattacaaaatgaagtttCACAAATTGCTATCTCTCCAGAGACCAGAAGCGTAGGATCAACTGATACTGAAGGAAGCCAGTCAAAATCATTTCCTTTGAAACGGATAAAGTCGTCAATGGGAAATTCAGCAGGACAACATCGTAGTCCAGTGAATTGTGATGCGGCAGACACTTATGAAAACCAAGATGTACGCAGTATCctcaaaaaattacaaagtcaggTTTCAGATACTTCCATCTCTCCAGAGACCCAAAGCTTAGAATCAGCTGCCAGTGACAGTGACCGGTTAAAATCATTTCCTCGACAAACGATTCAGTCCTTAGCAAAAAATGTGACAGGACAACATCCTAATCCAGTAAGTGGTAGTGTGCCAGGGACCTTTGAAAACCACGCGGTACGCACTGCCTTCAAAGAATTACAAAACCAGGCTTCAACTATTTCCATCCCTCCACAAACCCAAAACTTAGAATCAGCTATCCTTGATGATGGCCAGTTAATCTCATCTCCAAATAAAGTGATTAAGTCCTTAGCTGAAAATGTGGCAGGACAACATCCTAATCCAGGTCCTTGCAGTGTGCCAGGCACTTTTGAAAACCAAGAGGTACGCGCAGCCTTCAAAGAATTACAAAATCATGTcacaaatatttccatctcTCCATATACCCAAAGCTTAGATTCAGCTGACTTTGAAAAAAGCCAGTTGAAATCATTTCCTGGAAAAGCGATTAagtcttttataaaaaatgtatcagGACAACATTTTACTTCAGTACCTTGTACTGCCTCTGTGCAAGTTCCTTCTCCAGAAAATTATACTGCCTCTGTTCAAGTTCCTTCTCCAGAAACTGGACCCTGTGTACAATTTCATTCTCCAGAACCGGGTACTGCCTTTGAACACGTTCCTTCAGCAGAGAAGTCTTCTCTCTTTAAATTCTTTAAGAGGCCTGCTACTGGAACCATTCCTTCAAAGCTCAGCAGCATTGGCAGAAAACATCATCACTGTCACACCCCCAACATTTTGGATCAGGGAACCAGCAAACCAGAAGTAGCTGCTCAGGCTGGGCAACCAGGAGTAGATCCTACAGCACACATTAAAGACAGGGCAGGTCAAGACAAGCAAGAGAAAGGAATACAATGTTTTGAGCACGGCATTGCTCAGGGAGAAGATGATTGGACTGACT GCTTTTGGAAAAATACCCCCGTGATTCTAAACGACTGCTGCTGA